Within the Nitrosococcus wardiae genome, the region TCCCATTTCTTCAGCTAATGGCTGCACTAATTGATAGAAGAAAGGATCACGTAGGCCTAGTTTATGCCCATGCCGGATGGCTCGGCGAATGATACGGCGCAGGACATAACCCCGCCCCTCATTGGAAGGTTGTACGCCATCAACCACCAAAAAGGCACAGGAGCGAATATGATCAGCAATCACCCGCAAGGAAGTCGGTTCTTGATTTTGAATGCCCGAAAGCGCAGTAATTGCAGTAATTAAATTACGGAACAAATCGATGTCGTAATTATCATGGACTCCTTGCATTACTGCCGCCAACCGTTCCAAACCCATCCCCGTATCGACAGAAGGCTTGGGCAAGGGGGAAAGGTGGCCTTCCTTATTCCGATCATACTGCATGAAAACCAGATTCCAAATCTCAGTATATCGGTCACCCTCCTGCTCCGGACTACCAGGAGGACCTCCCGCAATGCCAGGCCCGTGATCATAGAAAATCTCAGAGGAAGGGCCACAGGGTCCTGTATCTCCCATGGACCAGAAGTTATCTTCGGCACCACAGCGGGCAAAGCGCTCAGGACTAACGCCAATCTCCTTTAACCAAATATTGGCCGCTTCATCATCATCTTCAAAAACCGTAATCCACAGCCGCTCAGGCGGCAACTTCAGCACTTCGGTCAACAACACCCACCCATAACCGATGGCCTCGCGCTTAAAGTAGTCTCCAAAACTGAAATTGCCCAGCATTTCAAAAAAAGTATGATGGCGGGCAGTGTATCCCACATTTTCAAGGTCATTATGTTTCCCCCCGGCACGGACACAGCGCTGGGCACTCGCAGCACGGCGGTAAGCGCGGGTTTCTCGGCCAAGGAAAACCTCTTTAAACTGAACCATGCCCGCGTTGGTAAAAAGCAAAGTCGGATCATTAACGGGGACTAAAGGACTACTGGGAACAATCTCATGGCCCTGATGGCGAAAATAATCGAGGAATATTTTTCGAAGTTCAGCACTGCTTTTCATAATCGGTTGCTTACGCTGAGCGACTCAGTCGTCTATTCCGCTTAACGCGCGATTAATCTGTTCCTGGGTGAATCCCCGGTACTGCAGAAAACGCATCTGCCGGGCCCGTTCCCCAAGGCTGCTGGGAAGTGCCTGTCCAAAGCGCTTGCTCCGGGCTTTCATCGCTTGGTTATCCCAATCCCTTTCCTGAATCAGGCCATCGGCAATCAAGGCCTCGCTGATACCCCGCTCCTTGAGTTCGGCCGCGATACGGCGGGGTCCAAAACCACGTTCTGCCCGCGAACGAATATAACTTTCGGCAAAGCGTTGATCGCTTTGTAAGTTATCCCGTTCCAGCTCTGCCAGCACAGCCTCAATTAAATTAGATTGATATCCCCGGGCAGTAAGCTTACGGTGTAATTCCCAACTGGAGTGCTCTCGCCGCGCCAGCATCTCCAACATTAGGCTTCGAACGTTTACTGCACCGTTATCGCCCATATGAAGAGTCAGGCTTCCACCTCCTCAACCTCTGCCAATGCCGCTTTGCTCGGCAAGAGCCTCTCCCGGATACTGGCTTCAATGCCCTGGGCGAGCTCTTGATGTTCCTTGAGAAATTGACGCACATTATCCCTGCCCTGACCAATCCGATCCCCATTATAGCTGTACCAAGCGCCCGTCTTTTGGACAAGTCCCTCCTGGACTCCCAGATCGATAATCTCTCCTTCCCGGGAAACTCCACTCCCATAAAGGATGTCGAAGGAGATTTGTTTGAAAGGCGGTGCCATCTTATTCTTAACGATTTTCACCCGGGTTTCGTTACCGATGATCTCCTCCCCTTTTTTGAGGGAGCCCACTCGACGAATATCCAAACGCACAGAAGCATAAAATTTGAGCGCGTTACCACCGGTGGTTGTCTCCGGGCTACCAAACATCACTCCAATCTTCATCCGAATCTGGTTAATAAAAACGACCAGTGTATTGGAGCGCTTAATATTAGCGGTAAGCTTGCGCAGGGCCTGGGACATCAACCTGGCTTGCAAGCCTACATGGGAATCGCCCATTTCTCCCTCAATCTCCGCTTTGGGGGTCAGAGCAGCCACCGAGTCTATCACAACCACATCCACCGCCCCCGAGCGCACCAGCATATCGGCAATCTCTAGTGCCTGCTCCCCCGTATCCGGTTGGGAAACAAGAAGATCATTAACACCAACCCCTAATTTCTCAGCATACTGAGGATCCAGGGCGTGTTCGGCGTCCACAAAAGCCGCTGTCCCTCCCACCTTCTGGGCTTCTGCAACAACTTGCAGAGCTAAAGTGGTCTTGCCTGAGGCCTCTGGTCCAAAGATTTCAACCACGCGGCCTCGCGGCAATCCTCCCACTCCGAGGGCGATATCAAGCCCTAGAGAGCCCGTAGAAATTACCTCAACCCCGCGTACGGTGCTGGCATCCCCGAGACGCATTACCGCGCCTTTGCCAAACTGCTTCTCAATCTGTGAAAGCGCAGCTCCCAGCGCTTTTTTCCGGTTTTCGTCCATTGCTTGACCTCTAATTCTCCGCAGCGTACAAGCCTATGCCTTTAATTAAAAATTATCCCATAGTCTGGCTAGGACATCCTAGTCCGCTGGCATTAAAATGATCAGTTCACATCCCTAAAGGCCAAGTGCGTAACACTTGGTACTGAGCCCCGCTGGGATAGGTCACTGATTGTACCAAACAAAAATGGTCAACCTGCCAGACCAGGGGTGCCACCCGAGTGGCGGGAAAGTGCCCGGCCACCTTACGCGCCAGAGTCATATGGGCCCGGTAAGGCCGAGTCTCGGGCTGATGGCCACATACCGTCAGCCCTTGATTCAATTGTTGCACCAACTCTATCAAGGGCTCCGGCGTCTCCTCGGTAGCACACCAAACTACCCGTGGTCGGGACCAATGCTCTATCTTCTCCAGCTGTAGCGTAAAGGATCTCCCCACAATAGTATCGGCCACCGCTTCGACACAGGCACGCTGTTGCGCCGTCATACTCCCCAAGAAAACCAAAGTCAAGTGCAAATTCTCTGGGCGAACCCGTTTCCCCTGCTTACCCAATACCTGCCGGGCAATTTGAGCCAAGGACTCCTGAAACGCCTGTTCAGGCCAAAGGGCAAAAAACAAACGTTGAGTTTCAGGTGGACTGTTCAAGGACATCCAATAATCCTCGCAAAGCCCGCTCCACCGATTGCCGTCGCACTGCATCGCGGTCCCCTGGAAAACCTTCCCCAGCGGTCCACTCGCCCCCTGTCTTCAATGCCCAAGCAAACCAGACCGTTCCAACAGGCTTGTCTGGAGATCCCCCCCCAGGTCCAGCAACCCCGCTGACAGCAATACTGATCTCTGCACGACTGTGAGCCAACGCACCTCTCGCCATTTCCTTGACAGTGGCTTCACTCACCGCTCCAAAATGCACCAGCGTTTCCGCGCTAACTTCAAGCATCTCCTGTTTAGCTTCATTGCTATAGGTCACAAAACCCCGTTCAAACCAAGCTGAACTCCCGGCAATATCGGTGATGGCTTTTGCTACCCATCCACCCGTGCAAGACTCGGCAGTGACCACCTTCAAGCCGCGTGCTTGTAAGACCTTTCCAAGCTGCTGAGCTAACATCTCTAGCTTCATTTCAAAGATAGTTATACCAATCTATCTAGCAAATGTCCTGCGATGACATGATCTAAGGCTAGTCACCAAAATACGGTCGCCGCTACTCCCTAACAAGTGCTTGCTATCGTCCAGGACATGCTTGCTATAATCAATGCCGCTATAACAACAATATCCAATAAATTTCTTCCCGCAAACAGATATTTTAATCTGCCCCTACCCAAGAGGCGGAAGCTTTAATTCAGCGATATTTGCCAACTCACTACCGACTGCAAAGGTCTGTCTATGTCAGCGAATGGCCCGAGAAAACCCCATACTCCCATGATGCAACAGTACCTGCGAATTAAGGCAGACTATCCCCACACCCTTCTACTTTACCGTATGGGTGACTTCTACGAGTTGTTCTATGAAGACGCTCGACGTGCTGCAGAACTACTGGATATTGCCCTCACTAGCCGCGGTCAGTCAGCGGGCGCCCCCATCCCCATGGCGGGAATCCCCTACCATGCCCTCGATTCCTATTTGGTAAGACTAGTACGTCAGGGAGAGTCAGTGGCCATCTGTGAGCAGATGGGTGACCCCGCCAAAAGTAAAGGCCCTGTAGAACGACAGGTAGTGCGGGTGGTTACCCCTGGAACAGTGACCGATGAAGCCCTGTTGGAGGCCCGTCAGGATAATTTGCTTGCCGCTCTCCAGCGTAAGGGTGACATTTTTGGATTTGCCGTGCTTGATCTTTGTAGTGGGCGCTTTAGCGTCCTAGAAGTAAATAACGAAGCGGCAGCAGCCAGCGAACTGGCCCGCATCCGTCCGGCGGAACTTTTAGTGAGCGAGGAGCTAGCCCTTACCCTGGCCGATCCTCAAGCAGCCACGGTGACACGACCTCTACCTCCCTGGTATTTTGATACGGAGAGCGCCCAACGCCAGCTTTGCCAGCAATTCGGAACCCAGGATCTAACCGGCTTTGGCTGCGAGGATCTGAAAACCGCTATTGCCGCTGCAGGATGCCTGCTGCAATATATCCGCGATACCCAGCGAACTCAGCTTCCCCATATCCAAAAACTCCAAGTAGAATCTCAAGAAACTAGCGTGATCCTGGATCCCAGCACGCGGCGCAACCTAGAATTAGAAGAAAGCTTGAGTGGTCATTCCAACCATACTTTGATTGCAGTATTGGACCGAACGGCAACCGCTATGGGCAGCCGTCTGCTACGGCGCTATCTCCATCGGCCTCTGCGGGACCAAACTCTACTCAAGCAGCGTCAACAGGCGATCGCTACTCTCTTAGAAACTGGGTTAAGCGCTCCTCTGCAAAAGCTGCTCCGGGGAATTGGTGATATTGAGCGAATCCTCTCGCGGGTAGCCCTACGCTCAGCCCGCCCACGAGATCTTGTCCAATTACGTCACTCTCTGGGATTATTACCTGACATTCAAGCTCCCCTATTCCCCCTCCAGAGTCCCCAACTCCGGTTACTACAGCAAAATCTAGGCCCCTTTCCAGAACTCTACCAATTGCTGCAGCGAGCCATCTGCGAAAATCCTCCTGTGCTCCTCCAAGAGGGAGGAGTGATTGCCCCCGGCTTCGACTCTAAACTGGATGAGTTGCGGCATCTAAGTAACAATGCTGGGCAATTTTTAGTGGAACTGGAGCAACGGGAACGGGAGCGCACCGGACTTTCGACCCTTAAGGTAGGTTATAACAAAATCCATGGCTACTATATTGAGATCGCTCGCACTCAAGCTCATAAAGCACCTCCTGACTATACTCGCCGCCAGACCTTAAAGGGAGCTGAACGCTATATCACTCCAGAATTGAAAGGCTTTGAGGATAAAGTATTAAGTGCCCGGGAACGGGCGCAGGCGCGGGAAAAAGCCCTTTACGAAGAATTGCTTGAGCAAGTGGCCAATCCGCTCCCGGCTTTACAGGCCTGTGCCAGTGCCTTGGCGGAACTGGACGTACTGAATAACCTGGCTGAACGGGCCGAAACCCTGGAATATATGCCCCCCGTGTTGAGCGATCAGCCGGGGATTCTGATCGAAGGGGGCCGCCACCCAGTGGTAGAGCAAACTTTGGAGGCCCCTTTTGTATCCAATGATCTAACCCTCCATGAAGAACGACGGACGTTAATTATTACCGGTCCCAATATGGGGGGAAAATCCACTTACATGCGCCAAACGGCCTTAATTGTCCTTCTCGCCCATATTGGGAGCTTTGTCCCAGCCCGCCGCGCGGTAATTGGCCCTATTGACCGAATTTTCACCCGCATTGGCGCCGCCGATGATCTTGCTGGGGGACGCTCCACCTTTATGGTGGAAATGACCGAGACCGCCAATATTCTACATAATGCCACCAAACATAGCTTAGTGCTGATGGATGAAATCGGCCGGGGCACGAGCACTTTCGACGGCCTGTCCCTGGCCTGGGCCGTAGCTTCCCACCTTGCCTACACGGTGCGTTCCCTGACTCTATTCGCAACCCATTATTTTGAACTGACTAGCCTCCCTGAGCATCTTCCTGGGGTGGCTAACCTTCATCTCACGGCAACCGAGTATAAGGAGCGTATTGTTTTTCTCCATGCGGTGAAAGAGGGGCCTGCTAACCAAAGCTATGGTCTTCAAGTGGCCGCATTAGCTGGCGTTCCCCAGGAAGTGATTACCCAAGCACGGCAACGACTCGCGGAGTTAGAAAATAATGCCCGGCAAAACCCCACCGATGGAGGCGAAACCCAACTCGACCTATTTGCCACACCTGCGGATCATCCTGTCGTTCAGATCTTACAGGACTTGGAGCCAGATGAACTCAGTCCCCGGCAAGCCTTAAAGAAACTCTATGAACTCAAAGCGCTGTTAAACCTTGCTGTTACCAACTAAAACGACAGTCATTTTTGGCGTTTGCGGCCCAGGGCTTTTAGCTACAACAACCTGATTCTGCACAGGAACCTCCCTGGTGGATCCCGCCTTTGGTT harbors:
- the thpR gene encoding RNA 2',3'-cyclic phosphodiesterase — encoded protein: MSLNSPPETQRLFFALWPEQAFQESLAQIARQVLGKQGKRVRPENLHLTLVFLGSMTAQQRACVEAVADTIVGRSFTLQLEKIEHWSRPRVVWCATEETPEPLIELVQQLNQGLTVCGHQPETRPYRAHMTLARKVAGHFPATRVAPLVWQVDHFCLVQSVTYPSGAQYQVLRTWPLGM
- the recA gene encoding recombinase RecA, with the translated sequence MDENRKKALGAALSQIEKQFGKGAVMRLGDASTVRGVEVISTGSLGLDIALGVGGLPRGRVVEIFGPEASGKTTLALQVVAEAQKVGGTAAFVDAEHALDPQYAEKLGVGVNDLLVSQPDTGEQALEIADMLVRSGAVDVVVIDSVAALTPKAEIEGEMGDSHVGLQARLMSQALRKLTANIKRSNTLVVFINQIRMKIGVMFGSPETTTGGNALKFYASVRLDIRRVGSLKKGEEIIGNETRVKIVKNKMAPPFKQISFDILYGSGVSREGEIIDLGVQEGLVQKTGAWYSYNGDRIGQGRDNVRQFLKEHQELAQGIEASIRERLLPSKAALAEVEEVEA
- the pncC gene encoding nicotinamide-nucleotide amidase; this encodes MKLEMLAQQLGKVLQARGLKVVTAESCTGGWVAKAITDIAGSSAWFERGFVTYSNEAKQEMLEVSAETLVHFGAVSEATVKEMARGALAHSRAEISIAVSGVAGPGGGSPDKPVGTVWFAWALKTGGEWTAGEGFPGDRDAVRRQSVERALRGLLDVLEQST
- a CDS encoding regulatory protein RecX; the encoded protein is MGDNGAVNVRSLMLEMLARREHSSWELHRKLTARGYQSNLIEAVLAELERDNLQSDQRFAESYIRSRAERGFGPRRIAAELKERGISEALIADGLIQERDWDNQAMKARSKRFGQALPSSLGERARQMRFLQYRGFTQEQINRALSGIDD
- the mutS gene encoding DNA mismatch repair protein MutS, coding for MSANGPRKPHTPMMQQYLRIKADYPHTLLLYRMGDFYELFYEDARRAAELLDIALTSRGQSAGAPIPMAGIPYHALDSYLVRLVRQGESVAICEQMGDPAKSKGPVERQVVRVVTPGTVTDEALLEARQDNLLAALQRKGDIFGFAVLDLCSGRFSVLEVNNEAAAASELARIRPAELLVSEELALTLADPQAATVTRPLPPWYFDTESAQRQLCQQFGTQDLTGFGCEDLKTAIAAAGCLLQYIRDTQRTQLPHIQKLQVESQETSVILDPSTRRNLELEESLSGHSNHTLIAVLDRTATAMGSRLLRRYLHRPLRDQTLLKQRQQAIATLLETGLSAPLQKLLRGIGDIERILSRVALRSARPRDLVQLRHSLGLLPDIQAPLFPLQSPQLRLLQQNLGPFPELYQLLQRAICENPPVLLQEGGVIAPGFDSKLDELRHLSNNAGQFLVELEQRERERTGLSTLKVGYNKIHGYYIEIARTQAHKAPPDYTRRQTLKGAERYITPELKGFEDKVLSARERAQAREKALYEELLEQVANPLPALQACASALAELDVLNNLAERAETLEYMPPVLSDQPGILIEGGRHPVVEQTLEAPFVSNDLTLHEERRTLIITGPNMGGKSTYMRQTALIVLLAHIGSFVPARRAVIGPIDRIFTRIGAADDLAGGRSTFMVEMTETANILHNATKHSLVLMDEIGRGTSTFDGLSLAWAVASHLAYTVRSLTLFATHYFELTSLPEHLPGVANLHLTATEYKERIVFLHAVKEGPANQSYGLQVAALAGVPQEVITQARQRLAELENNARQNPTDGGETQLDLFATPADHPVVQILQDLEPDELSPRQALKKLYELKALLNLAVTN